A section of the Gallus gallus isolate bGalGal1 chromosome 4, bGalGal1.mat.broiler.GRCg7b, whole genome shotgun sequence genome encodes:
- the C8orf48 gene encoding uncharacterized protein C8orf48 homolog, producing the protein MTTTSSDRSADYEKQQKELSQSYGSSVLDYSEDTWEPFSEEEVACCQHESKSSELYCSTEDTKHSAVLDPWESMLTLAGRSHAEKQSEVVDSAAAERDFTGKLIDVLKNKEAGIKQEKFVIKTHAEITELSEEELDALQSFCIIKIRRVLPELISKQASGGKSRKQQHGLISKASEANDLTCLVPDGLMNRIRLKNFRETIKQVTEAQVHKSSLCPDCKKKKAELAEIAFLRQKKILMERALLREKLEEQIYSRDVLKLIGETLRSLPKLSEDPRNLWQKLKGKAEGTTAFCEHLKSSASLKE; encoded by the exons ATGACTACTACCTCATCAGATCGCTCTGCTGActatgaaaagcagcagaaggaattgAGCCAGAGTTATGGTAGCTCTGTTCTTGACTATTCAGAAGACACCTGGGAACCCTTCAGTGAGGAAGAAGTAGCCTGCTGCCAGCATGAGAGCAAATCATCTGAACTGTATTGTTCCACAGAAGATACAAAGCATTCTGCTGTGTTGGATCCATGGGAAAGCATGTTGACTTTGGCAGGCCGAAGTCACGCAG AAAAGCAGTCTGAAGTAGTTgattctgcagctgcagaaagagaTTTCACTGGAAAATTGATTGATGTCTTAAAAAATAAGGAAGCTGGcattaaacaagaaaaattcGTCATCAAAACTCATGCTG AAATTACTGAGTTATCAGAGGAAGAACTGGATGCTCTCCAGTCTTTTTGCATCATTAAGATAAGGAGGGTGCTGCCGGAGCTGATCTCTAAACAGGCAAGTGGTGGCAAGtcaagaaagcagcagcatggaTTAATATCAAAGGCATCAGAGGCAAATGACTTGACCTGCCTTGTTCCCGATGGGCTAATGAACAGAATCCGTCTGAAAAACTTCCGGGAGACCATTAAACAG GTGACAGAAGCTCAAGTGCACAAATCTTCACTGTGCCCTGACTGTAAGAAGAAGAAGGCAGAGCTAGCCGAAATTGCCTTTCTCAGACAGAAGAAGATACTAATGGAAAGAGCTCTACTCCGGGAAAAATTGGAAGAACAAATTTACTCCAGA gatGTGCTCAAGCTTATAGGAGAAACACTCAGAAGCCTTCCTAAACTTTCAGAGGATCCCAGGAACTTATGGCAAAAGCTGAAGGGCAAAG